The Phaeobacter gallaeciensis DSM 26640 genomic sequence GTGTTCAGCATGAGACATCCCGCATGGTGATCAAGTTCTTGTCAACCTGACACCAGATCGCATCAAACCGGTGCGGTGCGCAAAAAACTAACCTGATCGCCGCTTTTGCAGGGTTTGCAGGCGCGGTCGGGGCTGGCACAGTTGCGAAAAATTGCTTAGGCACCAAACGATCTGGCCCTGTGCATGGAGGAGAACCGCACGTGTCCCTGTTCCTGATTGCAGCCCTGCCCTTTCTGGGCGCGGTTTTCCCCGCGCTATTGATCCGTGCCGGGCGCAATGCCTCGGCATCGGCGGCAGGCCTGACAACATTGCTCGCGTTTGTCGGACTGATGCTGCACGCCCCGGCGGTGATGCGCGGCGAAGTCATTCAGGCGCAATTCGACTGGCTGCCCGCTCTGGGCCTGAACGCCAACTTCTTCCTTGATGGGTTGGGCTTCCTCTTTGCGGGGCTGATCCTGGGTATTGGCCTGCTGATTATCCTCTATGCGCGGTTCTACCTGTCGCGCGAAGATCCAATGGGCAATTTCTACACCTACCTGCTGCTGTTTCAGGGCGCGATGGTGGGGATTGTCACATCCGACAACATCCTTTTGCTGCTGATTTTCTGGGAGCTCACCTCGCTCAGTTCCTTCTTGCTGATCGGCTATTGGAAGCATCTGCCGGAGGGGCGACAGGGCGCACGCATGGCGCTGACCGTTACCGGCGCCGGTGGCCTTGCCATGATTGGGGGGATGCTGATCCTCGGCAATATCGTTGGCTCCTATGATCTAACCGTAATCCTTGGGGCGAAGGAGGTCATTCAGGCCTCGCCGCTTTATCTGCCCGCCTTGATCCTGATCCTGATCGGCGCTTTCACCAAGTCAGCCCAGTTCCCGTTTCATTTCTGGCTGCCGCACGCAATGGCGGCACCCACGCCGGTATCGGCCTATCTGCACTCCGCCACGATGGTGAAGGCAGGTCTGTTCCTGATGGCGCGGATGTGGCCCGTTCTGGCAGGCACGCCTGAGTGGTTCTATATCGTCGCGACAACCGGCCTGATCACCATGGTGCTGGGTGCGATCATTGCCCTGTTCAAGGATGATCTGAAGGCGCTTCTGGCGTTTTCCACCGTCAGCCATCTTGGGTTGATCACCATGCTCTTGGGCTTTGGTACCAAGTTTGCGGCGGTGGCCGCAGTATTCCACATCATCAACCACGCGACCTTCAAGGCCGCGTTGTTTATGAGTGCCGGCATTGTCGACCACGAGGCCCATACCCGTGACATCAAGCGTCTTGGCGGCCTGCGGCATCTGATGCCGATCACTTTTGCCATTGCGACGGTCGCGGCGCTGTCGATGGCCGGTATTCCGCCCTTTAACGGCTTCCTGTCCAAGGAAATGATGCTTGAGGAGACGGTGCATACCGCCTGGGCTGGCTCACATTATCTGGTACCTGGCCTGGCTCTTCTTGGGGCGCTGTTTTCTGCAGCGTATTCGTTCCGGTTTATCGCCCATGTGTTCCTCGGTCCGAAACGAGATGATTATCCGGCGACCCCGCATGATCCGGGTGCCGGTATGTGGTTGGCGCCCGCGTTCCTCGTTGGTCTTGTGATCCTGATCGGCCTGTTCTCGGCTAAAATCGTTGGGCCGCTTGTGGCCACTGCGGCCTCTGCGGTGATTGGTGGCGAGAAGCTGCCCTATTACTCTCTGAAACTCTGGCACGGGTTTACCCCGGCGCTTTATATGTCGATGGCGGCGATTGTCGGCGGTGTGGTGCTGTTGATGCTGCATAAACCGCTCATGCGTCTCTGGGATGCGGCTCCGCGGCCCGAAG encodes the following:
- a CDS encoding monovalent cation/H+ antiporter subunit A, which translates into the protein MSLFLIAALPFLGAVFPALLIRAGRNASASAAGLTTLLAFVGLMLHAPAVMRGEVIQAQFDWLPALGLNANFFLDGLGFLFAGLILGIGLLIILYARFYLSREDPMGNFYTYLLLFQGAMVGIVTSDNILLLLIFWELTSLSSFLLIGYWKHLPEGRQGARMALTVTGAGGLAMIGGMLILGNIVGSYDLTVILGAKEVIQASPLYLPALILILIGAFTKSAQFPFHFWLPHAMAAPTPVSAYLHSATMVKAGLFLMARMWPVLAGTPEWFYIVATTGLITMVLGAIIALFKDDLKALLAFSTVSHLGLITMLLGFGTKFAAVAAVFHIINHATFKAALFMSAGIVDHEAHTRDIKRLGGLRHLMPITFAIATVAALSMAGIPPFNGFLSKEMMLEETVHTAWAGSHYLVPGLALLGALFSAAYSFRFIAHVFLGPKRDDYPATPHDPGAGMWLAPAFLVGLVILIGLFSAKIVGPLVATAASAVIGGEKLPYYSLKLWHGFTPALYMSMAAIVGGVVLLMLHKPLMRLWDAAPRPEAKVIFEALIAALTRLARGITDGMHNGSMPRYGGIMITFTAALSYYAYQSGTLAAPTRTIQDVGLIPILGWASLLIATGFLVAMHRNRLLALVLIGVVGLVVSMGFNYMSAPDLALTQISVEVVTIILMLLALNFMPKETPVESSGGARLRDISIASISGLGVGGLIYALMTRDFIGETISGFHLENSYKGGGGTNVVNVILVDFRGFDTFGEIIVLGIAALVIFALTEAVLGTRVRAYLLNRKPDLPQAGDSHPMMMVVATRVMMPLALMVAAYIFFRGHNLPGGGFIAGLIAAIAVIMQYMASGFAWATERQRYPYHGIIGSGVLIAAATGMGSWFGGKPFLTSAFGYLHWAPLEEFEWATAALFDLGVFLAVVGAVLLALESLSRFAWQPGTDSTHAMDINPARDDVAKTENEG